Proteins encoded within one genomic window of Setaria italica strain Yugu1 chromosome IV, Setaria_italica_v2.0, whole genome shotgun sequence:
- the LOC101755267 gene encoding uncharacterized protein LOC101755267 isoform X1 has translation MPSPPPPPPPPGALPVGFRFRPTDEELVCHYLKPKIAGRVHPDLLLIPDVDLSACEPWELPAKALIRSDDPEWFFFAPLDRKYPGGHRSNRSTAAGYWKATGKDRLIRSRPAGTLIGIKKTLVFHRGRAPRGHRTSWIMHEYRTAEPQLQQGQNGSFVLYRLFDKHEEEEPEAADAADSPSTSSAADPPPIAPAVKAENLCQPASAKMAHLLTTLSNNEPTAAQQEGDPLLDVLAQLPDLQPEQTYDGFPTITSPMRPYTDHPFLGNVGGQDLSAYIDSIIAHQDLEDLLVNPSLAKTVEHPTGNFEPIPTSLLVPSSSSSNNNRSPENSWANLDTERLLLIQGADGTDAAACCSSATKILQFDTGDANHDTGPQTDSASGVSAEASHLYNQYQLQSASIPQMELARSDMTDSDAFNGLEGSAPEPLMQQLSVSNFTDPHQGTALRRIRLVHSIQRASVTEPVLTSNSEGEDEERSCYSTDNSSTNNEDYANAGGAMHSQGGGVIPTQVVSSTEVTGELQDFIFDEGASSLHGVVRHGGNLKRRLKEEYMETNQDAGEILQQSIRVPREPSLRRRQRISSVVRVLCLALVVILVFVGLWKCI, from the exons AtgccgtctcctcctcctccgccgccgccgcccggggcTCTGCCGgtgggcttccgcttccgcccgACGGACGAGGAGCTGGTGTGCCACTACCTCAAGCCCAAGATCGCCGGCCGCGTGCACCCGGACCTGCTCCTCATCCCCGACGTCGACCTCTCCGCATGCGAGCCCTGGGAGCTGCCCGCCAAGGCGCTCATCAGGTCCGACGACCCCGAGTGGTTCTTCTTCGCGCCCCTCGATCGCAAGTACCCCGGCGGCCACCGCTCCAaccgctccaccgccgccggctacTGGAAGGCCACGGGCAAGGACCGCCTCATCCGCTCGCGCCCAGCAGGCACCCTCATCGGCATCAAGAAGACGCTCGTCTTCCACAGAGGCAGGGCGCCGCGAGGCCACCGCACCTCCTGGATCATGCACGAGTACCGCACGGCCGAGCCCCAGCTCCAGCAAGGCCAAAAC GGTAGCTTCGTTCTCTACCGCCTGTTCGACaagcacgaggaggaggaacCGGAAGCCGCAGACGCCGCCGATTCACCGTCCACATCGTCTGCCGCCGACCCGCCACCCATCGCGCCAGCAGTGAAAGCTGAGAATTTGTGCCAACCCGCTTCTGCGAAAATGGCTCATCTTCTTACAACTCTCAGTAACAATGAGCCAACAGCCGCCCAG CAGGAAGGCGATCCTCTTCTGGATGTGTTAGCCCAGCTTCCAGACCTACAGCCTGAGCAAACATACGATGGATTCCCTACCATCACCTCTCCGATGCGTCCTTACACTGACCATCCTTTTCTTGGCAATGTTGGTGGGCAAGATCTTTCGGCGTATATAGATAGCATCATTGCTCATCAGGATCTGGAAGACTTGTTGGTCAACCCTTCTTTGGCGAAGACGGTGGAGCACCCCACTGGAAATTTTGAGCCCATTCCTACTTCTCTACTTGTTCCAAGCAGCAGCTCCTCAAACAACAACAGATCACCTGAAAATAGCTGGGCAAACCTTGATACAGAAAGGTTGCTCCTAATCCAG GGTGCAGATGGCACAGATGCTGCTGCTTGCTGTTCTTCTGCAACCAAAATACTACAATTTGATACAGGTGATGCTAATCATGACACGGGACCTCAAACTGACTCGGCCTCTGGTGTGTCAGCTGAAGCATCCCACTTATACAACCAATATCAACTTCAATCTGCATCCATTCCTCAAATGGAGCTGGCCAGGAGTGACATGACAGATTCAGACGCCTTTAATGGGCTTGAAGGTTCGGCACCAGAACCTTTGATGCAGCAATTATCAGTTTCAAACTTCACGGATCCACACCAAGGGACTGCGTTAAGAAGGATCCGCCTTGTGCACTCTATTCAGAGGGCGTCAGTCACTGAGCCTGTACTAACTTCAAATTCGGAGGGTGAAGATGAAGAACGGTCATGTTATAGCACAGACAATTCATCAACCAACAACGAGGATTATGCCAAT GCTGGAGGAGCAATGCATAGTCAAGGTGGAGGGGTGATACCTACTCAAGTAGTTTCTTCGACGGAAGTTACAGGAGAGCTACAGGATTTCATATTTGATG AAGGTGCATCGTCGCTCCATGGTGTGGTGCGTCATGGAGGCAATCTCAAGCGGAGGCTCAAAGAGGAATATATGGAAACCAATCAGGATGCCGGTGAGATCCTGCAGCAGAGCATCCGTGTACCTAGAGAGCCATCCCTGAGGAGACGACAACGGATCAGTTCAGTTGTGCGGGTGCTTTGCCTGGCTCTGGTGGTCATTCTCGTATTTGTTGGCCTATGGAAATGTATCTAG
- the LOC101755267 gene encoding uncharacterized protein LOC101755267 isoform X2: MPSPPPPPPPPGALPVGFRFRPTDEELVCHYLKPKIAGRVHPDLLLIPDVDLSACEPWELPAKALIRSDDPEWFFFAPLDRKYPGGHRSNRSTAAGYWKATGKDRLIRSRPAGTLIGIKKTLVFHRGRAPRGHRTSWIMHEYRTAEPQLQQGQNGSFVLYRLFDKHEEEEPEAADAADSPSTSSAADPPPIAPAVKAENLCQPASAKMAHLLTTLSNNEPTAAQEGDPLLDVLAQLPDLQPEQTYDGFPTITSPMRPYTDHPFLGNVGGQDLSAYIDSIIAHQDLEDLLVNPSLAKTVEHPTGNFEPIPTSLLVPSSSSSNNNRSPENSWANLDTERLLLIQGADGTDAAACCSSATKILQFDTGDANHDTGPQTDSASGVSAEASHLYNQYQLQSASIPQMELARSDMTDSDAFNGLEGSAPEPLMQQLSVSNFTDPHQGTALRRIRLVHSIQRASVTEPVLTSNSEGEDEERSCYSTDNSSTNNEDYANAGGAMHSQGGGVIPTQVVSSTEVTGELQDFIFDEGASSLHGVVRHGGNLKRRLKEEYMETNQDAGEILQQSIRVPREPSLRRRQRISSVVRVLCLALVVILVFVGLWKCI; encoded by the exons AtgccgtctcctcctcctccgccgccgccgcccggggcTCTGCCGgtgggcttccgcttccgcccgACGGACGAGGAGCTGGTGTGCCACTACCTCAAGCCCAAGATCGCCGGCCGCGTGCACCCGGACCTGCTCCTCATCCCCGACGTCGACCTCTCCGCATGCGAGCCCTGGGAGCTGCCCGCCAAGGCGCTCATCAGGTCCGACGACCCCGAGTGGTTCTTCTTCGCGCCCCTCGATCGCAAGTACCCCGGCGGCCACCGCTCCAaccgctccaccgccgccggctacTGGAAGGCCACGGGCAAGGACCGCCTCATCCGCTCGCGCCCAGCAGGCACCCTCATCGGCATCAAGAAGACGCTCGTCTTCCACAGAGGCAGGGCGCCGCGAGGCCACCGCACCTCCTGGATCATGCACGAGTACCGCACGGCCGAGCCCCAGCTCCAGCAAGGCCAAAAC GGTAGCTTCGTTCTCTACCGCCTGTTCGACaagcacgaggaggaggaacCGGAAGCCGCAGACGCCGCCGATTCACCGTCCACATCGTCTGCCGCCGACCCGCCACCCATCGCGCCAGCAGTGAAAGCTGAGAATTTGTGCCAACCCGCTTCTGCGAAAATGGCTCATCTTCTTACAACTCTCAGTAACAATGAGCCAACAGCCGCCCAG GAAGGCGATCCTCTTCTGGATGTGTTAGCCCAGCTTCCAGACCTACAGCCTGAGCAAACATACGATGGATTCCCTACCATCACCTCTCCGATGCGTCCTTACACTGACCATCCTTTTCTTGGCAATGTTGGTGGGCAAGATCTTTCGGCGTATATAGATAGCATCATTGCTCATCAGGATCTGGAAGACTTGTTGGTCAACCCTTCTTTGGCGAAGACGGTGGAGCACCCCACTGGAAATTTTGAGCCCATTCCTACTTCTCTACTTGTTCCAAGCAGCAGCTCCTCAAACAACAACAGATCACCTGAAAATAGCTGGGCAAACCTTGATACAGAAAGGTTGCTCCTAATCCAG GGTGCAGATGGCACAGATGCTGCTGCTTGCTGTTCTTCTGCAACCAAAATACTACAATTTGATACAGGTGATGCTAATCATGACACGGGACCTCAAACTGACTCGGCCTCTGGTGTGTCAGCTGAAGCATCCCACTTATACAACCAATATCAACTTCAATCTGCATCCATTCCTCAAATGGAGCTGGCCAGGAGTGACATGACAGATTCAGACGCCTTTAATGGGCTTGAAGGTTCGGCACCAGAACCTTTGATGCAGCAATTATCAGTTTCAAACTTCACGGATCCACACCAAGGGACTGCGTTAAGAAGGATCCGCCTTGTGCACTCTATTCAGAGGGCGTCAGTCACTGAGCCTGTACTAACTTCAAATTCGGAGGGTGAAGATGAAGAACGGTCATGTTATAGCACAGACAATTCATCAACCAACAACGAGGATTATGCCAAT GCTGGAGGAGCAATGCATAGTCAAGGTGGAGGGGTGATACCTACTCAAGTAGTTTCTTCGACGGAAGTTACAGGAGAGCTACAGGATTTCATATTTGATG AAGGTGCATCGTCGCTCCATGGTGTGGTGCGTCATGGAGGCAATCTCAAGCGGAGGCTCAAAGAGGAATATATGGAAACCAATCAGGATGCCGGTGAGATCCTGCAGCAGAGCATCCGTGTACCTAGAGAGCCATCCCTGAGGAGACGACAACGGATCAGTTCAGTTGTGCGGGTGCTTTGCCTGGCTCTGGTGGTCATTCTCGTATTTGTTGGCCTATGGAAATGTATCTAG
- the LOC101753499 gene encoding putative pentatricopeptide repeat-containing protein At5g43820 codes for MAARVLLLHTRCYSASAFPAAEDMVISSLRRLPSTPLANPPPPPTRPQCIYPTPGPHPPPPPPPTALLLSAADRLRGVFLRKPLGRATLHRALSSTGLDATTALSPEVLADVVNAGDLGGAATVAFFDWAVTNSDPPPSIHTCNIVIKALGRKKFFDFLDDALQIMRRNNVFPDLTTLEIIVDSLVAARHVSRAVEVLSTDQFGFGIGKACHRKEAFAILIGCLCRRSHVGLANSLLQAARKELLGLDNHVYNDVMGGWARLGSVDKMQEVWTKMQEDGLVPDEVSHCHLIEALGRAGRTEDALRVFENMASERLGPTTMTYNALIFNFISTGDLDRCIKYYKDMLDKNCPPNINTYFKIIKAFLKERRVADALQMFENMLARGVLPNTGVITSFIEPLCTFGPPHAALMIYKKSRKAGCVISLKAYKLLLDRLAKFGKSGIVLNIWEEMQECGYQPDKEIYEFIVNGLCNVGKVDAAVSVMEESLRNGFCLGRIVYSKLNNKLLEMDKVETAYNLFKKVKEARALTNSRNYCRANGWHS; via the coding sequence ATGGCGgcccgcgtcctcctcctccacactCGCTGCtactccgcctccgccttccccgccgccgaGGACATGGtcatctcctccctccgccgtcTCCCTTCCACTCCCCTTGCCAACCCACCTCCACCCCCCACTCGTCCCCAATGTATCTACCCCACTCCCGGGCCCcatcccccacctccgccgccgcctaccgccctgctcctctccgccgccgaccgcctccGTGGGGTATTCCTCCGCAAGCCCCTGGGTCGCGCCACGCTCCACCGGGCGCTCTCCTCCACGGGCCTTGATGCCACCACCGCGCTCTCGCCGGAGGTACTCGCCGATGTCGTCAACGCTGGCGACCTCGGCGGCGCTGCCACCGTCGCCTTCTTCGACTGGGCGGTCACCAACTCTGATCCGCCGCCGTCTATCCACACCTGCAACATCGTCATCAAGGCATTAGGGAGGAAGAAATTCTTCGATTTCCTTGACGACGCCCTGCAGATCATGCGGAGAAACAACGTCTTTCCAGACCTGACCACGCTGGAGATCATCGTGGATAGCCTAGTTGCCGCCAGGCATGTCAGCAGGGCTGTTGAAGTGCTTAGTACTGACCAATTTGGGTTTGGAATTGGGAAAGCTTGCCACAGAAAGGAAGCATTTGCTATCCTCATCGGTTGCCTTTGCCGGAGGTCACATGTAGGCCTTGCCAATTCGCTCTTGCAGGCTGCTCGAAAGGAGTTGCTTGGTCTTGATAACCATGTGTACAATGATGTGATGGGTGGCTGGGCGAGGCTTGGGAGTGTTGACAAGATGCAGGAGGTTTGGACAAAGATGCAGGAGGATGGTCTGGTGCCAGATGAGGTTTCACATTGCCATCTAATTGAGGCGTTGGGTAGAGCAGGGCGGACTGAAGATGCACTCAGGGTGTTTGAGAATATGGCAAGTGAGAGATTGGGTCCAACTACGATGACTTACAATGCACTTATTTTCAATTTTATCTCTACTGGGGATTTGGACAGGTGCATCAAGTACTACAAAGATATGTTGGACAAGAATTGTCCGCCAAACATCAACACATACTTCAAGATAATTAAAGCCTTTCTGAAAGAGCGCAGGGTGGCTGATGCACTTCAAATGTTTGAGAATATGCTGGCTCGAGGCGTTCTGCCAAATACTGGGGTGATAACATCATTTATCGAGCCATTGTGTACATTTGGACCGCCTCATGCTGCTTTGATGATTTACAAAAAGAGTAGGAAGGCTGGTTGTGTAATATCCTTGAAAGCTTACAAGCTTTTGCTCGATAGGCTTGCTAAATTTGGGAAGAGCGGAATTGTTTTGAACATATGGGAAGAGATGCAAGAGTGTGGATATCAACCCGATAAAGAGATTTATGAGTTTATTGTAAATGGGCTTTGCAATGTGGGCAAGGTTGATGCAGCTGTGTCTGTGATGGAGGAATCACTTCGGAATGGCTTCTGTCTTGGGAGAATTGTTTACAGCAAACTGAACAACAAACTGTTGGAAATGGACAAAGTTGAGACTGCATATAATCTGTTCAAGAAAGTCAAAGAGGCACGAGCACTTACTAACTCACGCAATTATTGTCGTGCTAATGGTTGGCATTCCTGA
- the LOC101754865 gene encoding bax inhibitor 1, whose product MESLFGFQSQHRRRTGGFDSLKRLGHISPAVQSHLKHVYLTLCFALAFSALGVYLHILLNVGGTLTTVGCLAAIAFLISLPPSQDQQRNRFALLMSAAFLQGASVGPLVDLVLHFDPRILVTAFVGTAIAFGCFSGAAIIAKRREYLYLGGLLSSALSILLWLQFAASIFGHSSATFTFELYFGLLVFLGYMVFDTQEIIERAHQGDMDYIKHALTLFTDFVAVLVRVLVIMLKNAQERSEEEEKKRKKR is encoded by the exons ATGGAGTCCCTCTTCGGCTTCCAATCGCAGCATAGGAGGAGGACGGGCGGCTTCGACTCGCTCAAGCGTCTGGGCCACATCTCCCCCGCCGTGCAGTCGCACCTCAAGCAC GTGTACCTCACCCTGTGCTTCGCCCTCGCCTTCTCCGCGCTCGGCGTCTACCTCCACATCCTCCTCAACGTCGGCGGCACCCTCACCACCGTCGGATGCCTGGCCGCCATCGCCTTCCTAATCTCCCTGCCGCCCTCCCAGGATCAGCAGAGGAACCGCTTCGCTTTGCTCATGTCCGCCGCGTTCCTACAGGGGGCCTCCGTAGGACCGCTCGTCGACCTGGTCCTTCACTTCGATCCGAGGATCTTGGTGACGGCGTTCGTCGGAACCGCAATTGCTTTTGGATGCTTCTCGGGCGCCGCCATCATCGCCAAGCGCAGGGAGTACCTGTACCTCGGGGGCTTGCTCTCGTCTGCACTCTCCATTCTTCTCTGGCTGCAGTTTGCTGCATCCATCTTTGGACACTCCAGCGCCACCTTCACGTTTGAG CTCTACTTTGGCCTCCTGGTTTTCCTGGGGTACATGGTGTTTGACACCCAGGAGATCATCGAGAGGGCACACCAGGGGGACATGGACTACATCAAGCACGCGCTCACCCTCTTCACCGACTTTGTTGCCGTTCTTGTTCGAGTCCTTGTCATCATG CTGAAGAATGCGCAGGAGAGATctgaagaggaggagaagaagaggaagaagcgCTGA
- the LOC101754186 gene encoding uncharacterized protein LOC101754186: MSQLGTCSLPGAAIYGTSTRRFGGSQFQQPKVNRISFEQKVSAKTTLRSMRCKATQTQSVQKKSSSATVQRDKKGKVQGPKLDDGSGGFPPFRFGKGGGGGGGGGGGSNYFGGFLLFSCVLLLDYLKEFEKYLLTRKHRGGDDASNGLLQP; the protein is encoded by the exons ATGTCCCAACTTGGAACATGTTCATTGCCTGGAGCTGCAATCTATGGCACTTCAACTAGGAGGTTTGGAG GTTCACAATTTCAGCAACCTAAGGTTAATCGCATCTCATTTGAACAGAAAGTGTCTGCTAAAACAACATTGAGA AGTATGAGGTGTAAAGCTACTCAAACCCAAAGCGTCCAAAAGAAATCTTCAAGTGCAACTGTTCAACGTGATAAGAAAG GGAAAGTTCAAGGGCCGAAGCTGGACGATGGAAGTGGTGGGTTCCCTCCGTTCCGCTTCGGCAAAggtgggggcggtggtggaggtggcgggggtGGCAGCAACTACTTCGGCGGATTCCTTCTCTTCTCCTGTGTGTTGCTCCTGGATTACCTGAAGGAGTTTGAGAAGTACCTGCTTACTCGGAAGCACCGAGGTGGAGACGACGCCAGCAACGGGCTGCTACAACCATGA